A stretch of the Stegostoma tigrinum isolate sSteTig4 chromosome 34, sSteTig4.hap1, whole genome shotgun sequence genome encodes the following:
- the LOC125446624 gene encoding major histocompatibility complex class I-related gene protein-like isoform X1 produces MEGMILLVLLCVEVSAEFHSLQYLATAQTATQHLPGFVIVGYVDGAQFFNYDSDQKKLIAQGQWMVENKRPPFWERSAVLAQQKEKHFKTYIEEIAARTNQSGGIHWFQLMTGCDLREDGTTTGFSQFGWDGQDYMKFDKDHQDWVTTVRWGESTKKWWEDIRAWNNQHWKYYLEEECIHWLNTYLDYGQQMLSTIAPAVSFTRLGDSNRLSCLVTGFYPQAIEVTLWRDGVLVDETLSTGILPNHDRTYQIRKWMEFDPDDQSEYSCRVEHTGLEDKLVVIFVLEFHSQVFVAIGILLGVLIVITVLLTVVIIYKEKARRKSDYITTHTSDDLMSSVSSVASS; encoded by the exons ATGGAGGGAATGATACTTCTGGTGCTTCTGTGTGTAGAGGTCTCTGCAG agtttCACTCTCTTCAATACTTGGCCACTGCTCAGACTGCGACCCAACACCTCCCAGGCTTTGTGATCGTCGGTTATGTGGACGGTGCCCAGTTTTTTAATTATGACAGTGATCAGAAGAAATTGATTGCCCAGGGGCAGTGGATGGTAGAAAATAAGAGGCCCCCATTCTGGGAGCGAAGTGCTGTGCTGGCACAGCAGAAGGAGAAACATTTCAAAACCTACATCGAAGAGATAGCAGCACGGACCAACCAGTCGGGCG GGATCCACTGGTTTCAGCTAATGACTGGCTGTGACCTCCGGGAGGATGGCACCACAACTGGATTCTCTCAGTTTGGCTGGGACGGGCAAGATTACATGAAATTTGACAAAGATCACCAAGACTGGGTCACTACAGTACGGTGGGGAGAGAGCACGAAGAAATGGTGGGAGGACATCAGGGCGTGGAATAATCAGCACTGGAAGTATTACCTGGAGGAGGAGTGCATTCACTGGCTGAACACCTACCTGGATTACGGACAGCAGATGCTGAGTACCA TTGCCCCCGCCGTGTCCTTTACCCGTCTGGGTGATTCTAACCGGCTGTCCTGTCTCGTTACTGGGTTTTACCCCCAAGCCATCGAGGTGACCCTGTGGAGGGATGGAGTATTGGTTGATGAGACACTGTCCACTGGAATCTTACCCAATCATGACAGGACCTACCAGATCCGGAAATGGATGGAGTTTGATCCGGATGATCAGTCCGAGTATTCCTGTCGAGTGGAGCACACCGGGCTGGAGGACAAGCTGGTGGTGATTTTCG TGCTAGAGTTTCACTCCCAGGTTTTTGTTGCTATTGGGATTTTACTTGGAGTACTCATAGTCATCACAGTCCTTCTCACAGTTGTCATCATCTACAAAGAGAAAG CGAGAAGGAAGAGTGACTACATCACTACACACA CTTCTGATGATTTGATGTCCTCAGTGAGTTCCGTCGCCAGTTCCTGA
- the LOC125446624 gene encoding major histocompatibility complex class I-related gene protein-like isoform X2, with product MEGMILLVLLCVEVSAEFHSLQYLATAQTATQHLPGFVIVGYVDGAQFFNYDSDQKKLIAQGQWMVENKRPPFWERSAVLAQQKEKHFKTYIEEIAARTNQSGGIHWFQLMTGCDLREDGTTTGFSQFGWDGQDYMKFDKDHQDWVTTVRWGESTKKWWEDIRAWNNQHWKYYLEEECIHWLNTYLDYGQQMLSTIAPAVSFTRLGDSNRLSCLVTGFYPQAIEVTLWRDGVLVDETLSTGILPNHDRTYQIRKWMEFDPDDQSEYSCRVEHTGLEDKLVVIFASDDLMSSVSSVASS from the exons ATGGAGGGAATGATACTTCTGGTGCTTCTGTGTGTAGAGGTCTCTGCAG agtttCACTCTCTTCAATACTTGGCCACTGCTCAGACTGCGACCCAACACCTCCCAGGCTTTGTGATCGTCGGTTATGTGGACGGTGCCCAGTTTTTTAATTATGACAGTGATCAGAAGAAATTGATTGCCCAGGGGCAGTGGATGGTAGAAAATAAGAGGCCCCCATTCTGGGAGCGAAGTGCTGTGCTGGCACAGCAGAAGGAGAAACATTTCAAAACCTACATCGAAGAGATAGCAGCACGGACCAACCAGTCGGGCG GGATCCACTGGTTTCAGCTAATGACTGGCTGTGACCTCCGGGAGGATGGCACCACAACTGGATTCTCTCAGTTTGGCTGGGACGGGCAAGATTACATGAAATTTGACAAAGATCACCAAGACTGGGTCACTACAGTACGGTGGGGAGAGAGCACGAAGAAATGGTGGGAGGACATCAGGGCGTGGAATAATCAGCACTGGAAGTATTACCTGGAGGAGGAGTGCATTCACTGGCTGAACACCTACCTGGATTACGGACAGCAGATGCTGAGTACCA TTGCCCCCGCCGTGTCCTTTACCCGTCTGGGTGATTCTAACCGGCTGTCCTGTCTCGTTACTGGGTTTTACCCCCAAGCCATCGAGGTGACCCTGTGGAGGGATGGAGTATTGGTTGATGAGACACTGTCCACTGGAATCTTACCCAATCATGACAGGACCTACCAGATCCGGAAATGGATGGAGTTTGATCCGGATGATCAGTCCGAGTATTCCTGTCGAGTGGAGCACACCGGGCTGGAGGACAAGCTGGTGGTGATTTTCG CTTCTGATGATTTGATGTCCTCAGTGAGTTCCGTCGCCAGTTCCTGA